In the genome of Pithys albifrons albifrons isolate INPA30051 chromosome 30, PitAlb_v1, whole genome shotgun sequence, the window CTATAAAAGGCGTGTGTGGGCCAGGCTGTGGCAAGCCCTGCTCTGGACACCTTCTCCTCGGGGAAAAGGGTAAGTGTGGGCTGTCTTGCCCTGCTGGcttctgctgcagcccctgtgcctggggcactgccctctgctgctctgctgcaatcCATGGCTGCCCTCTTGCAGAGCTCCATCGCATCCCACGCCAAGATGTCGTGCTCCGATCTGTGCCCCCCGAAGAGCAGcgtggctgtgccccagcccatcGCCGAGAGCTGCAACGAGCTGTGTGCCCGCCAGTGCCCCGACTCCACGGCCTTCATCCAGCCGCCCCCCGTCGTCGTCACCTTccccggccccatcctcagctccttcccccagcaaGCCGTGGTGGGCTCGGCCGGAGCCCCCGCCTTTGGGGGcaacctggggctggggggcctcTACCCCTCTGCTGCGGCCACCCAGGCCTCGGGGGGCCTCTGCACCTTTGGCACAGCCTGCGCTGCTCCCGCCTGCAGCCCTTGTGTCCTGCCCCGCTCCTCCAGGAAGCTCTGGAACACCTGTGGGCCCTGCtagacccagcccagccccagccactgCCCCCAGCCCACACCCCACTGCCAGCGCTGCCCACACTCCACAAGCCCATCTCTGGAGCAGATCTCTTGATCTCATCCAGCCCATGACAAGCAGCCTGTGTGGGTCTTTTGCACCATC includes:
- the LOC139683900 gene encoding scale keratin-like, whose product is MSCSDLCPPKSSVAVPQPIAESCNELCARQCPDSTAFIQPPPVVVTFPGPILSSFPQQAVVGSAGAPAFGGNLGLGGLYPSAAATQASGGLCTFGTACAAPACSPCVLPRSSRKLWNTCGPC